Proteins encoded together in one Catellatospora citrea window:
- a CDS encoding ABC transporter ATP-binding protein: MTTAAPPLTRQRTETSAARAAQVWKVYGAGEAQVVALRGVDVELERGRFTAIMGPSGSGKSTLMHCLAGLDSVSRGQVFVGDTEVTGLNDAGLTRLRREKIGFIFQQFNLLPTLTAQENILLPLAIAGRKPDQDWFKTVIDTVGLGDRLGHRPNQLSGGQQQRVACARALVSRPEVVFADEPTGNLDSRSGAEVLGFLRRSVTEYGQTIVMVTHDAVAASYADRVIFLADGQIVAELTGPTPERVLDTLKSLDRPAPLETEL; the protein is encoded by the coding sequence ATGACAACAGCAGCCCCGCCCCTGACCCGCCAGCGCACGGAGACCTCCGCCGCCCGCGCCGCCCAGGTCTGGAAGGTGTACGGCGCAGGCGAGGCCCAGGTGGTCGCCCTGCGCGGGGTCGACGTCGAGCTCGAGCGCGGCCGCTTCACCGCCATCATGGGCCCGTCGGGCTCCGGCAAGTCCACCCTCATGCACTGCCTCGCGGGCCTGGACTCGGTCAGCCGCGGCCAGGTCTTCGTCGGCGACACCGAGGTCACCGGTCTCAACGACGCCGGGCTGACCCGCCTGCGCCGCGAGAAGATCGGCTTCATCTTCCAGCAGTTCAACCTGCTGCCGACGCTGACCGCGCAGGAGAACATCCTGCTGCCGCTGGCCATCGCCGGGCGCAAGCCCGACCAGGACTGGTTCAAGACGGTCATCGACACCGTCGGCCTGGGCGACCGGCTCGGCCACCGCCCCAACCAGCTCTCCGGCGGCCAGCAGCAGCGCGTCGCCTGCGCCCGCGCACTGGTCTCCCGCCCGGAGGTCGTCTTCGCCGACGAGCCCACCGGCAACCTGGACAGCCGCTCGGGCGCCGAGGTGCTGGGCTTCCTGCGCCGCAGCGTCACCGAGTACGGCCAGACCATCGTCATGGTCACCCACGACGCCGTGGCCGCCTCGTACGCCGACCGGGTCATCTTCCTCGCCGACGGGCAGATCGTCGCCGAGCTGACCGGGCCGACCCCGGAGCGCGTGCTGGACACGCTGAAGAGCCTGGACCGCCCCGCGCCGCTGGAGACCGAGCTCTGA
- a CDS encoding ABC transporter permease, with protein sequence MIKASLRGLLQRKLRLSLAVFAIVLSVAFLAGSLVLSDTLNARFTALFSTINQNVSVVVQPKDPQAVEPARLTDAQLRTLSEVDGVRVVSPDVSAQGVIPFRATDGEPVSADAALGFGVDGKDDPLGLVELREGRWPTAEGEVAITAHTAELAKVKRGDQLKVYLPVLNEPRTFTVVGVAGYSGGRDSLAGEVVVMFQQAFAQQTFYGATGVYGGASFAAEDGVSDDALKQRIAEKLPDGFKALTGQESSEEQSAQVGVLFDVFKYILIGFAVVAGVVGIFLIFNTFNIIVAQRTRELALLRALGAGWGQVAGSVLLEALVVSLVGATVGLAAGIGLAAAGEAAITSEVELPSAGLVVAPLTVILAYLLGVVVTLVAAFVPAVRASSVPPVAAMRDVVRPDKSLKALSIVGAAFALPGIGLVLLGAFADLGGTAFLILLAGAVLVFIGALLLSPLLARPLVRGLGALVGRGSAGNLGVRNAARNPRRTAVTAAAIIIGVTVIGMTATVVQSFKTSLADIMGDNIGVEVMIQANVTAAPDGRQGFNPKALAQVRAIPGVKEAAAWHFNALGVSVAGQPQAFGIFATDVGQASRMFPFDATDGQIRTLAAQELVLDDNIAETLKLKAGDRTPVVIGGVTRDYTVVGVYRATPIIQGILVGEPAVADFPGPLAFQGFVSLNDGVDAAPVVAQIETIMKDYPGVQVGDRQSYVDQATASYDFLLIAVQILLLVALVIALLGILNTLVLSIVERTRELGLVRAVGLSRGGLVWMVTVESVLITVFGVFLGLALGVGLGAAFTKALMTLEFATVIAIPWLELAQYLLAAVVAGVLAAVIPARMAARLNVLDAISYE encoded by the coding sequence ATGATCAAGGCCAGCCTTCGCGGCCTGCTGCAGCGCAAACTGCGCCTGTCGCTGGCCGTCTTCGCCATCGTGCTGTCGGTGGCGTTCCTGGCCGGCAGCCTGGTGCTGTCGGACACCCTGAACGCGCGGTTCACCGCCCTGTTCAGCACCATCAACCAGAACGTGTCGGTGGTGGTGCAGCCCAAGGACCCGCAGGCGGTCGAGCCGGCCCGGCTGACCGACGCGCAGCTGCGCACCCTGTCCGAGGTCGACGGCGTCAGGGTCGTCTCGCCCGACGTGAGCGCGCAGGGCGTCATCCCGTTCCGGGCCACCGACGGCGAGCCGGTCAGCGCCGACGCGGCACTCGGCTTCGGCGTGGACGGCAAGGACGACCCGCTCGGCCTGGTCGAGCTGCGCGAGGGCCGCTGGCCCACCGCCGAGGGCGAGGTCGCGATCACCGCGCACACCGCCGAGCTGGCCAAGGTCAAGCGCGGCGACCAGCTGAAGGTGTACCTGCCGGTGCTCAACGAGCCGCGCACGTTCACCGTGGTCGGCGTGGCCGGCTACTCCGGTGGCCGGGACAGCCTCGCCGGCGAGGTCGTGGTCATGTTCCAGCAGGCGTTCGCGCAGCAGACGTTCTACGGCGCGACCGGCGTGTACGGCGGCGCGTCGTTCGCGGCCGAGGACGGCGTCAGCGACGACGCGCTCAAGCAGCGGATCGCCGAGAAGCTGCCGGACGGGTTCAAGGCGCTGACCGGGCAGGAGAGCAGCGAGGAGCAGTCGGCGCAGGTCGGCGTGCTGTTCGACGTGTTCAAGTACATCCTGATCGGGTTCGCGGTGGTCGCGGGCGTGGTCGGCATCTTCCTGATCTTCAACACCTTCAACATCATCGTCGCGCAGCGCACCCGCGAGCTGGCGCTGCTGCGCGCGCTGGGCGCCGGGTGGGGCCAGGTCGCCGGCTCGGTGCTGCTGGAGGCGCTGGTGGTCAGCCTGGTCGGCGCGACCGTGGGGCTGGCGGCCGGCATCGGGCTCGCCGCGGCGGGCGAGGCGGCGATCACCAGCGAGGTCGAGCTGCCCAGCGCCGGGCTGGTCGTCGCACCGCTCACGGTGATCCTGGCGTACCTGCTGGGCGTCGTGGTGACGCTGGTGGCCGCGTTCGTGCCCGCGGTGCGGGCCTCGTCGGTGCCGCCGGTCGCCGCGATGCGCGACGTGGTGCGCCCCGACAAGTCGCTCAAGGCCCTGTCCATCGTCGGCGCGGCCTTCGCGCTGCCGGGCATCGGCCTGGTGCTGCTGGGCGCGTTCGCCGACCTGGGCGGCACCGCGTTCCTGATCCTGCTGGCCGGCGCGGTGCTGGTGTTCATCGGGGCGCTGCTGCTGTCGCCGCTGCTGGCCAGACCGCTCGTGCGGGGGCTGGGCGCGCTGGTCGGCCGGGGCTCCGCGGGCAACCTCGGGGTGCGCAACGCGGCCCGCAACCCGCGCCGCACCGCCGTCACCGCCGCCGCGATCATCATCGGCGTCACCGTGATCGGCATGACCGCGACCGTGGTCCAGTCCTTCAAGACGAGCCTTGCGGACATCATGGGCGACAACATCGGCGTGGAGGTGATGATCCAGGCGAACGTCACCGCCGCGCCCGACGGCCGGCAGGGCTTCAACCCGAAGGCGCTGGCGCAGGTGCGCGCCATCCCGGGCGTGAAGGAGGCGGCGGCCTGGCACTTCAACGCCCTCGGGGTGAGCGTCGCGGGGCAGCCGCAGGCGTTCGGCATCTTCGCCACCGACGTCGGCCAGGCCTCGCGCATGTTCCCGTTCGACGCGACCGACGGCCAGATCCGCACCCTGGCCGCGCAGGAGCTGGTGCTCGACGACAACATCGCCGAGACGCTCAAGCTAAAGGCGGGCGACCGGACCCCGGTGGTGATCGGCGGGGTGACCCGCGACTACACCGTGGTCGGCGTGTACAGGGCGACGCCGATCATCCAGGGCATCCTGGTCGGCGAGCCGGCGGTCGCGGACTTCCCCGGGCCGCTGGCGTTCCAGGGCTTCGTCTCGCTGAACGACGGCGTCGACGCGGCCCCGGTGGTCGCGCAGATCGAGACGATCATGAAGGACTACCCGGGCGTGCAGGTCGGCGACCGTCAGTCCTACGTCGACCAGGCCACCGCCAGCTACGACTTCCTGCTGATCGCGGTGCAGATCCTGCTGCTGGTGGCCCTGGTCATCGCGCTGCTGGGCATCCTGAACACGCTGGTGCTCAGCATCGTCGAGCGCACCCGCGAGCTGGGCCTGGTCCGCGCGGTCGGGCTGAGCCGCGGCGGCCTGGTCTGGATGGTCACCGTCGAGTCGGTGCTGATCACCGTGTTCGGCGTCTTCCTCGGGTTGGCTCTCGGGGTCGGTCTAGGGGCCGCGTTCACCAAGGCGCTGATGACGCTGGAGTTCGCGACGGTGATCGCGATCCCGTGGCTGGAACTGGCGCAGTACCTCCTGGCCGCGGTCGTGGCCGGGGTGCTGGCGGCGGTCATCCCGGCGCGGATGGCGGCCCGCCTCAACGTGCTGGACGCCATCTCCTACGAGTGA
- a CDS encoding ABC transporter permease — MLRATLKSLLARKLRLVLSGLAVLLGVMFVSGSFVLTDALGRSFDNMFSSAMAETDVLVSARPAIDVSELEGEPVPGMLAAADRDAVAAVPGVAQVVGEVQADGARLIGADGKVVASFGPPRFGANWTGETGGLELREGRGPTAADEIAINVTLAELSKLKVGDRVGVLTTQPKKLFTLVGVFGYEGGLPGRGPVHEIRFTEPVAQELMLGAPGAYTSLSVTAAPGADPAALRDAIKSRLGDKYVVQTGQEAAAAIAGEFKTILSLFNNILLGFAGVALFVGTFLILNTFSIIVAQRTRELALSRALGASRRQVIGSVMVEALAIGLLASVLGLAAGVGVGALLAKFAADFSSIVLASISLPLAAVISAFAVGIGVTVIAALLPAVRASRVPPVAALQEVSTPDRPLTRLTVSGSVIGALGAGAIAFGLATSGDAVMWLLLGGVLATFIGVSLLSPVLARPVVSVLGRLFSWSVPGRLGRLNSGRNPRRTAITAAALMVGVALITGVNTTISSADRSLRGDAETGFQADLIISGQEPPGVLPTFDEALLPRMRAVPGIGTVTAEYNDQALINEEPSWAAAVTDLPAVVRDLSLVAVAGSLAQPGPGEVVVDDQSATQAGLSVGSTVTVKLPKGAPTSYRISGVYQRVPFYGGFIFGTDVVPGMRFPQPSFAYVRLADGADAAAARTGLEALLIDSPEMLVEDKQQYLDRELGEGAQLLLMIQILLGLAIVIAVLGVINTLALSVLERTRELGLLRAIGLSRAATMRMITVEAVVITVFGVLLGVAVGVGLGAAVVQGLADEGLKTLAVPWNAIGLYLAAGVALGVLAAVLPAIRAARINVLTAIAHE, encoded by the coding sequence ATGCTGCGCGCCACCCTGAAGAGCCTGCTCGCCCGCAAGCTGCGCCTGGTCCTGTCCGGCCTGGCCGTGCTGCTGGGCGTGATGTTCGTGTCCGGCTCGTTCGTGCTGACCGACGCGCTGGGCCGCTCGTTCGACAACATGTTCTCCTCGGCGATGGCCGAGACCGACGTGCTGGTCAGCGCCCGCCCGGCGATCGACGTGTCCGAGCTGGAGGGCGAGCCGGTGCCCGGCATGCTGGCCGCCGCCGACCGCGACGCGGTGGCCGCCGTGCCCGGCGTCGCGCAGGTCGTCGGCGAGGTGCAGGCCGACGGCGCCCGCCTGATCGGCGCGGACGGCAAGGTCGTCGCCTCGTTCGGCCCGCCGCGCTTCGGCGCGAACTGGACCGGCGAGACCGGCGGCCTGGAGCTGCGCGAGGGCCGCGGCCCGACCGCCGCCGACGAGATCGCCATCAACGTGACGCTGGCCGAGCTCAGCAAGCTCAAGGTCGGCGACCGGGTCGGTGTGCTGACCACCCAGCCCAAGAAGCTGTTCACCCTGGTCGGCGTCTTCGGCTACGAGGGCGGCCTGCCCGGCCGCGGGCCGGTGCACGAGATCCGGTTCACCGAGCCGGTCGCCCAGGAGCTGATGCTGGGCGCGCCGGGCGCGTACACCAGCCTGAGCGTGACCGCCGCACCCGGCGCCGACCCCGCCGCCCTGCGCGACGCGATCAAGTCGCGGCTCGGCGACAAGTACGTGGTGCAGACCGGCCAGGAGGCCGCCGCGGCCATCGCCGGCGAGTTCAAGACGATCCTGTCGCTGTTCAACAACATCCTGCTCGGCTTCGCCGGGGTGGCGCTGTTCGTCGGCACCTTCCTCATCCTCAACACGTTCTCGATCATCGTGGCGCAGCGGACCAGGGAACTCGCGCTCAGCCGGGCGCTGGGCGCGAGCCGCCGCCAGGTCATCGGCTCGGTCATGGTCGAAGCGCTGGCCATCGGCCTGCTCGCCTCGGTGCTGGGCCTGGCCGCGGGCGTCGGCGTCGGCGCGCTGCTGGCGAAGTTCGCCGCCGACTTCAGCAGCATCGTGCTGGCCTCGATCAGCCTGCCGCTCGCCGCGGTGATCAGCGCGTTCGCCGTCGGCATCGGCGTCACGGTGATCGCCGCCCTGCTGCCGGCGGTGCGCGCCTCCCGGGTGCCCCCGGTCGCCGCGCTGCAGGAGGTCTCCACCCCGGACCGCCCGCTGACCAGGCTGACGGTCAGCGGCTCCGTGATCGGCGCGCTGGGCGCGGGCGCGATCGCGTTCGGGCTCGCCACCAGCGGCGACGCGGTGATGTGGCTGCTGCTGGGCGGGGTGCTCGCCACCTTCATCGGGGTGTCGCTGCTCAGCCCGGTGCTGGCCCGCCCGGTGGTGTCGGTGCTGGGCAGGCTGTTCTCGTGGTCGGTGCCGGGACGGCTGGGCCGGCTCAACTCCGGCCGCAACCCGCGCCGCACCGCGATCACCGCGGCCGCGCTGATGGTCGGCGTGGCCCTGATCACCGGCGTGAACACCACGATCTCCTCGGCCGACCGCAGCCTGCGCGGCGACGCCGAGACCGGTTTCCAGGCCGACCTGATCATCTCGGGCCAGGAGCCGCCGGGCGTGCTGCCGACGTTCGACGAGGCGCTGCTGCCGCGGATGCGGGCGGTACCCGGCATCGGCACGGTCACCGCCGAGTACAACGACCAGGCACTGATCAACGAGGAGCCGAGCTGGGCGGCCGCGGTGACCGACCTGCCCGCCGTCGTGCGGGACCTGTCCCTGGTGGCGGTCGCCGGTTCGCTGGCCCAGCCGGGTCCGGGCGAGGTGGTCGTCGACGACCAGAGCGCGACCCAGGCCGGGCTGTCGGTCGGCAGCACGGTCACCGTGAAGCTGCCCAAGGGCGCGCCGACGTCGTACCGGATCAGCGGCGTCTACCAGCGGGTGCCGTTCTACGGCGGCTTCATCTTCGGCACCGACGTGGTGCCGGGGATGCGCTTCCCGCAGCCGTCGTTCGCGTACGTCAGGCTCGCCGACGGCGCGGACGCCGCAGCCGCCCGCACCGGCCTGGAGGCGCTGCTGATCGACAGCCCGGAGATGCTGGTCGAGGACAAGCAGCAGTACCTGGACCGGGAACTGGGCGAGGGCGCGCAGCTACTCCTCATGATCCAGATCCTGCTGGGCCTGGCCATCGTCATCGCGGTGCTGGGCGTCATCAACACCCTGGCGCTGTCGGTGCTGGAGCGCACCCGCGAGCTGGGCCTGCTGCGGGCCATCGGCCTGAGCCGAGCCGCGACGATGCGCATGATCACCGTCGAGGCCGTGGTGATCACGGTGTTCGGCGTGCTGCTCGGCGTGGCGGTCGGTGTCGGACTCGGCGCGGCCGTGGTCCAGGGCCTGGCCGACGAGGGCCTGAAGACCCTCGCCGTGCCGTGGAACGCCATCGGCCTCTACCTCGCCGCGGGCGTGGCCCTGGGCGTCCTGGCCGCCGTCCTGCCCGCGATCCGCGCCGCCCGCATCAACGTCCTCACCGCCATCGCCCACGAGTGA
- a CDS encoding response regulator — MLLADDQPLLRSGFRMVLGAEPDLDIVGEAADGAEAVDLARRLLPDVVLMDVRMPRRDGVAATRDITAAKLPVHVLILTTFDLDDYVVGALRAGASGFLAKDVPADELVAAIRTVAAGEAVVAPRILRRLLDRFAGLLPDPDATVPHSLSTLTEREREVLVNVARGLSNAEIARALTVSETTVKTHVGHMLTKLGLRDRVQAVVLAYETGLVRPGSTT; from the coding sequence GTGCTGCTCGCCGACGACCAGCCCCTGCTGCGCAGCGGTTTCCGCATGGTGCTGGGCGCCGAGCCGGATCTGGACATCGTCGGCGAGGCCGCCGACGGCGCGGAGGCCGTGGACCTGGCCCGGCGGCTGCTGCCCGACGTGGTGCTGATGGACGTGCGCATGCCGCGCCGGGACGGGGTGGCCGCCACCCGGGACATCACCGCGGCGAAGCTGCCGGTGCACGTGCTCATCCTGACCACCTTCGACCTGGACGACTACGTGGTCGGCGCGCTGCGCGCCGGGGCCAGCGGCTTCCTGGCCAAGGACGTGCCTGCCGACGAACTGGTGGCCGCGATCCGCACCGTCGCCGCGGGCGAGGCGGTGGTCGCGCCGCGGATCCTGCGCCGGCTGCTGGACCGCTTCGCCGGGCTGCTGCCCGACCCGGACGCGACCGTGCCGCACTCGCTGAGCACGCTGACCGAGCGCGAGCGCGAGGTGCTGGTGAACGTGGCCCGCGGACTGTCCAATGCGGAGATCGCGCGGGCGCTGACGGTGAGCGAGACCACGGTCAAGACGCACGTCGGTCACATGCTCACCAAGCTGGGACTACGTGACCGGGTGCAGGCCGTGGTGCTGGCCTACGAGACCGGCCTGGTACGACCCGGCTCTACTACCTGA
- a CDS encoding ABC transporter ATP-binding protein → MTSPVIDTPAAGAGAAARAADLWKVYGSGEAQVIALRGVSVELERGRFTAIMGPSGSGKSTLMHCMAGLDSATRGQLAIGDTALNGLGDAGLTRLRREKVGFIFQQFNLLPTLTAEENILLPLAIAGRKADPQWFQTVIDTVGLGDRLGHRPNQLSGGQQQRVACARALVARPEVIFADEPTGNLDSRSGAEILGFLRRSVTEHGQTIVMVTHDANAASYADRVIFLADGQIVDELTEPTADAVLDRIKRLDVVATGASE, encoded by the coding sequence ATGACTTCTCCGGTAATCGACACACCCGCCGCGGGCGCCGGCGCCGCGGCCCGCGCGGCAGATCTTTGGAAGGTGTACGGCTCGGGCGAGGCGCAGGTGATCGCCCTGCGCGGGGTGAGCGTCGAGCTCGAACGCGGCCGGTTCACGGCCATCATGGGCCCCTCCGGCAGCGGCAAGTCCACCCTGATGCACTGCATGGCGGGCCTGGACTCGGCGACCCGCGGCCAGCTCGCGATCGGCGACACCGCGCTGAACGGGCTGGGCGACGCGGGCCTGACCCGGCTGCGCCGGGAGAAGGTGGGCTTCATCTTCCAGCAGTTCAACCTGCTGCCGACGCTGACCGCCGAGGAGAACATCCTGCTCCCGCTGGCCATCGCCGGGCGCAAGGCCGACCCGCAGTGGTTCCAGACCGTCATCGACACGGTCGGCCTGGGCGACCGGCTCGGCCACCGCCCGAACCAGCTCTCCGGCGGCCAGCAGCAGCGTGTCGCCTGCGCCCGCGCGCTGGTGGCCCGGCCCGAGGTCATCTTCGCCGACGAGCCGACCGGCAACCTGGACAGCCGCTCCGGCGCGGAGATCCTGGGCTTCCTGCGCCGCAGCGTCACCGAGCACGGCCAGACCATCGTCATGGTCACCCACGACGCGAACGCCGCCAGCTATGCCGACCGGGTCATCTTCCTGGCCGACGGGCAGATCGTCGACGAGCTGACCGAGCCGACCGCGGACGCGGTGCTGGACCGGATCAAGCGCCTGGACGTCGTGGCCACGGGAGCCTCGGAATGA
- a CDS encoding RecB family exonuclease: MTEQARLPLPSLSPSRAADFKTCPLLYRFRSIDRIPEQPTPEQVRGTLVHAVLEKLFDSPAAQRTRPVAEEMVTPQWERLVEEQPELAGLFDAEESMSREEFLSSATDLLGGYFAVEDPRRLEPAEREQLIEAVLGAEGEQQLLIRGYIDRLDVSPDGAIRVVDYKTGGAPREAFEARALFQLKFYALVLWRTRGVVPRVLRLLYLKDAEVCDYTPDAEELTRFEKTLFALWKAIETATAAQDFRPKPSKLCAWCSHQQRCPEFGGTMPPFPQQVTVQTVDSRQARLAAAQPEG; encoded by the coding sequence ATGACCGAGCAGGCACGTCTCCCCCTCCCCTCGCTGTCGCCGTCCCGTGCGGCCGACTTCAAGACCTGTCCCCTGCTCTACCGGTTCCGCAGCATCGACCGCATTCCCGAGCAGCCGACCCCCGAGCAGGTGCGCGGCACGCTGGTGCACGCGGTGCTGGAGAAGCTGTTCGACTCCCCCGCGGCGCAGCGCACCCGGCCGGTCGCCGAGGAGATGGTCACGCCGCAGTGGGAGCGCCTGGTCGAGGAGCAGCCCGAGCTGGCCGGCCTGTTCGACGCCGAGGAGTCGATGAGCCGCGAGGAGTTCCTGTCCTCGGCCACCGACCTGCTCGGCGGCTACTTCGCCGTGGAGGACCCGCGGCGGCTCGAGCCGGCCGAGCGCGAGCAGCTCATCGAGGCCGTGCTCGGCGCCGAGGGCGAGCAGCAGCTGCTGATCCGCGGATACATCGACCGGCTGGACGTGTCGCCCGACGGCGCGATCCGGGTGGTGGACTACAAGACCGGCGGCGCGCCGCGCGAGGCGTTCGAGGCGCGGGCGCTGTTCCAGCTGAAGTTCTACGCGCTGGTGCTGTGGCGCACCCGGGGCGTGGTGCCGCGGGTGCTGCGGCTGCTCTACCTCAAGGACGCCGAGGTGTGCGACTACACCCCCGACGCCGAGGAGCTGACCCGGTTCGAGAAGACGCTGTTCGCGCTGTGGAAGGCGATCGAGACGGCGACCGCCGCGCAGGACTTCCGGCCCAAGCCCAGCAAGCTGTGCGCGTGGTGCAGCCACCAGCAGCGCTGCCCGGAGTTCGGGGGCACCATGCCGCCGTTCCCGCAGCAGGTGACGGTGCAGACGGTGGACAGCCGGCAGGCCCGGCTGGCCGCGGCCCAGCCCGAGGGGTGA
- a CDS encoding sensor histidine kinase: MPLTSLTQRLSWWKPDWWTPLRTDAALAAGLLGVQVLLAYAQPGWRMKTDLVTMLWSAVTLLPVVIRRTHLWLAIGATAAFTAVGLLWPDSLLGGQGVALWVLAYTAAAHQRWWRALLGTAALWLVNDLIWVWAYQHDFMVAADGTKLITMSAGIVINLVVMVITFLIGRTVRARREAATALAERALAAESSRQAHAEQAVAEERRRIARELHDVVAHHVSVIGVMSTGARRMLHRDPAAADEALATIEQTSRTTLRELRRLLFVLRSEGGRDDDAGRSPQPGLSALRTLVEQVCEAGLSTSLRVDGELGEVDPGVALTAYRIVQEALTNALKHAGPARAEVRLTVDGRLLTIEVFDTGRGPYARTLSADGITVGAVTGHGLLGMRERVAVYGGTLRTGPRPGGGFRVHARIPIEQAGAAGAAAPEAEAEVAG; encoded by the coding sequence GTGCCCCTGACTTCCCTGACCCAGCGCCTGAGCTGGTGGAAGCCCGATTGGTGGACGCCGCTGCGCACGGACGCGGCGCTGGCCGCCGGGCTGCTGGGGGTCCAGGTGCTGCTGGCGTACGCGCAGCCCGGCTGGCGGATGAAGACCGACCTGGTCACGATGCTGTGGAGCGCGGTCACCCTGCTGCCGGTGGTGATCCGCCGCACCCACCTGTGGCTCGCCATCGGCGCGACCGCGGCGTTCACCGCGGTCGGCCTGCTGTGGCCGGACTCGCTGCTGGGCGGGCAGGGTGTCGCGCTGTGGGTGCTGGCCTATACCGCCGCGGCACACCAGCGCTGGTGGCGGGCCCTGCTCGGCACCGCGGCGCTGTGGCTGGTCAACGACCTGATCTGGGTCTGGGCTTACCAGCACGACTTCATGGTCGCCGCCGACGGCACCAAGCTGATCACGATGTCCGCGGGGATCGTGATCAACCTCGTGGTGATGGTGATCACCTTCCTGATCGGGCGCACCGTGCGGGCACGCCGCGAGGCCGCGACGGCGCTGGCCGAACGGGCCCTGGCCGCCGAGAGCAGCCGGCAGGCGCACGCCGAGCAGGCCGTCGCCGAGGAGCGCCGGCGGATCGCCCGGGAGCTGCACGACGTGGTCGCCCACCACGTCAGCGTGATCGGCGTGATGTCCACCGGCGCGCGGCGCATGCTGCACCGCGACCCGGCCGCCGCCGACGAGGCCCTGGCCACCATCGAGCAGACCAGCCGCACCACCCTGCGCGAGCTGCGCCGGCTGCTGTTCGTGCTGCGCTCCGAGGGCGGCCGGGACGACGACGCCGGCCGCAGCCCGCAGCCGGGCCTGTCCGCGCTGCGCACGCTGGTCGAGCAGGTCTGCGAGGCGGGGCTGTCCACCTCGCTGCGCGTGGACGGCGAGCTGGGCGAGGTCGACCCGGGCGTGGCGCTGACGGCGTACCGGATCGTGCAGGAGGCGCTGACCAACGCGCTCAAGCACGCCGGGCCGGCGCGCGCCGAGGTGCGGCTGACCGTCGACGGCCGGCTGCTGACGATCGAGGTGTTCGACACCGGCCGGGGACCGTACGCGCGTACCCTGTCCGCGGACGGGATCACGGTCGGCGCGGTCACCGGCCACGGCCTGCTCGGCATGCGCGAGCGCGTCGCGGTGTACGGCGGCACCCTGCGCACCGGGCCCCGGCCCGGCGGCGGGTTCCGGGTGCATGCGCGGATCCCCATCGAACAGGCAGGGGCGGCCGGCGCGGCGGCCCCCGAGGCGGAAGCGGAGGTCGCAGGGTGA
- a CDS encoding helix-turn-helix domain-containing protein, whose translation MAAERITLDPRTLRGLAHPLRVRLLGLLRERGPSTATLLAAQLGQSSAATSYHLRQLALYGFVIDEPARGNNRERWWRAAHRGTTVDHVEPESFGDFEAYLRAVAAQYAARVDRALDEYATRPPQWQRVGTISDWTGQLTPDETKELQADLFAVFERYRRFDLDAEAPEGTARVHVQFQVLPFPEESA comes from the coding sequence ATGGCAGCCGAACGCATCACCCTCGATCCGCGCACGCTGCGCGGGCTCGCCCACCCCCTGCGCGTGCGCCTGCTGGGGCTGCTGCGCGAGCGGGGACCCTCCACCGCCACCCTGCTGGCCGCCCAGCTCGGCCAGTCCAGCGCCGCCACCAGCTACCACCTGCGCCAGCTCGCCCTCTACGGGTTCGTGATCGACGAGCCGGCCCGCGGCAACAACCGCGAACGCTGGTGGCGGGCCGCGCACCGCGGCACCACCGTCGACCACGTCGAGCCGGAGTCGTTCGGCGACTTCGAGGCCTACCTGCGCGCCGTCGCCGCGCAGTACGCCGCCCGCGTCGACCGCGCCCTCGACGAGTACGCCACCCGCCCGCCGCAGTGGCAGCGCGTGGGCACCATCAGCGACTGGACGGGCCAGCTCACCCCCGACGAGACCAAGGAACTGCAGGCCGACCTGTTCGCGGTGTTCGAGCGTTACCGGCGCTTCGACCTCGACGCCGAAGCCCCCGAGGGCACCGCCCGCGTGCATGTGCAGTTCCAGGTGCTGCCGTTCCCCGAGGAGTCGGCGTGA